The following coding sequences are from one Streptomyces sp. NBC_01485 window:
- a CDS encoding acyl-CoA dehydrogenase family protein has product MPATRALPTEEAVELIQLTRTFAVKELAPRVALAEADGAFPRDVFRTLGRSGLLGLPFAEEDGGADQPYEVYLQVLEEVAAVWSSVAVGISVHALSCFPLARFGTEEQRRRWLPDMLGGELLGAYCLSEPHAGSDPAAMLTRAVREDGGTSRSSGAESGGEYVLNGTKAWTTHGGYADFYTVMARTSDDRAHGISCFLVPADSPGLSADPPERKMGLTGSATATMRLEDVRVPVERLIGEEGQGLKIALASLDRGRLGISAVAVGLAQGALDHAVRYARERETFGKPIIEHQGLAFVLADMSAAIESARATALAAARLNDLGLPFTREASIAKLVATDNAMKVTTDAVQVLGGYGYTRDFPVERYMREAKVMQIFEGTNQIQRMVISRALDRDEGGALTVLGKE; this is encoded by the coding sequence ATGCCTGCCACTCGCGCCCTTCCGACCGAGGAAGCCGTCGAGCTGATCCAGCTCACCCGCACCTTCGCCGTCAAGGAACTCGCCCCCCGGGTCGCCCTCGCGGAGGCGGACGGGGCGTTCCCCCGGGATGTCTTCCGCACGCTCGGGCGCAGCGGCCTGCTCGGGCTGCCCTTCGCCGAGGAGGACGGCGGGGCGGACCAGCCGTACGAGGTCTACCTCCAGGTGCTGGAGGAGGTCGCCGCGGTCTGGTCGAGCGTCGCCGTGGGCATCTCCGTGCACGCCCTGTCCTGCTTCCCGCTGGCCCGTTTCGGCACCGAGGAGCAGCGGCGCAGGTGGCTGCCGGACATGCTGGGCGGTGAGCTGCTCGGCGCGTACTGCCTGTCCGAGCCGCACGCCGGCTCCGACCCGGCGGCCATGCTGACCCGCGCGGTGCGTGAGGATGGGGGCACCTCCCGCTCGAGCGGAGCCGAGAGTGGGGGAGAGTACGTGCTGAACGGCACCAAGGCGTGGACCACGCACGGCGGTTACGCCGACTTCTACACCGTCATGGCCCGCACCTCCGACGACCGCGCCCACGGCATCTCCTGCTTCCTGGTCCCGGCCGACAGCCCGGGGCTCAGCGCAGACCCCCCGGAGCGGAAGATGGGCCTGACGGGCTCGGCGACCGCGACGATGCGGCTGGAGGACGTCCGGGTGCCCGTCGAGCGCCTGATAGGGGAGGAGGGGCAGGGGCTGAAGATCGCCCTCGCCTCCCTCGACCGCGGCCGGCTCGGGATCTCGGCCGTCGCCGTCGGCCTCGCGCAGGGGGCTCTCGACCACGCGGTGCGCTACGCCCGCGAGCGGGAGACGTTCGGCAAGCCGATCATCGAGCACCAGGGCCTGGCCTTCGTGCTCGCCGACATGAGCGCCGCGATCGAGTCGGCGCGGGCCACCGCGCTCGCCGCCGCCCGGCTGAACGACCTCGGCCTGCCCTTCACGCGGGAGGCTTCCATCGCCAAACTCGTGGCCACGGACAATGCCATGAAGGTGACCACGGACGCCGTGCAGGTCCTCGGGGGATACGGCTACACCCGTGACTTCCCCGTGGAACGCTATATGCGCGAGGCCAAGGTCATGCAGATCTTCGAAGGAACCAACCAGATCCAGCGCATGGTCATCTCTCGTGCGCTGGACCGTGACGAGGGCGGTGCGCTCACCGTCCTCGGCAAGGAGTGA